Proteins encoded together in one Acidobacteriota bacterium window:
- a CDS encoding Fic family protein, whose amino-acid sequence MPCEAASSTAFPVRPSAVRDAMPALFELLREELDPAVRAALGHFLFVYVHPYPDGNGRIGRFLMNLLLTAAGYPWTVIPVERRDTYMAALEAASVRHDIGPFTDFLAGLVGEGAELGDDAG is encoded by the coding sequence ATGCCATGCGAGGCCGCGTCCTCGACCGCTTTCCCCGTCCGCCCGTCCGCCGTCCGCGACGCGATGCCGGCGCTGTTCGAACTGCTGCGGGAAGAGCTCGATCCGGCGGTGCGCGCCGCGCTCGGCCACTTCCTGTTCGTCTACGTCCATCCCTACCCGGACGGCAACGGTCGCATCGGCCGGTTCCTGATGAACCTGCTGCTGACGGCCGCCGGCTATCCCTGGACCGTCATCCCGGTCGAGCGCCGGGATACGTACATGGCGGCGCTGGAAGCTGCGAGCGTCCGGCACGACATCGGCCCGTTCACTGACTTTCTGGCCGGGCTGGTGGGCGAGGGGGCGGAACTGGGCGACGACGCGGGGTAA